A genomic stretch from Shewanella woodyi ATCC 51908 includes:
- a CDS encoding dihydrolipoyllysine-residue acetyltransferase, translating into MIKEFILPDIGEGVVECELVEWLVSEGDVVVEDQPIADVMTDKALVQIPAPHAGVIKKLHYAKGEIAKVHAPLYSVDISGELTSSDIAETQAFESKSEIDKQEVVTSVENTSSLSSVQIEEFLLPDIGEGIVECELVEWLVKEGDLVVEDQPIADVMTDKALVQIPAIKTGKIAKLHYRKGQLAKVHEPLFSVEVAVEAGVEAAVISEAEVVNEPVVSQELVAQGKALASPAVRRLARSLGIDIASVSGTGKNGRVYKEDVSRHQSGAAVTTSQAQSEMISAPQALQHTASLQDRVEPIRGVQAVMAKMMTESVTTIPHFTYCEEIDLTELVKLRESMKKKYSTDELKLTMMPFFMKSMSLALKQFPVINSRVNEDCTELTYLAQHNIGMAVDSKVGLLVPNVKGVQDKSILEIAAEITRLTTAARSGRVSPDDLKGGSVSISNIGALGGTVATPIINKPEVAIVALGKLQELPRFNEKGEVEARKIMQVSWSGDHRVIDGGTIARFCNLWKCYLEEPQEMLLAMQ; encoded by the coding sequence ATGATTAAAGAGTTTATTCTGCCTGATATTGGAGAGGGTGTCGTCGAGTGTGAGCTTGTCGAATGGTTAGTCAGCGAAGGGGATGTTGTTGTTGAAGATCAGCCCATTGCCGATGTGATGACCGATAAGGCTTTGGTGCAAATTCCGGCACCTCATGCTGGTGTGATTAAAAAACTTCATTACGCTAAAGGTGAGATAGCAAAAGTTCATGCACCTTTATACTCTGTTGATATTTCAGGGGAACTTACATCTTCTGATATCGCTGAGACCCAAGCTTTTGAATCAAAAAGTGAGATTGATAAGCAAGAGGTTGTAACCTCAGTTGAAAATACTTCATCACTAAGCTCTGTTCAAATAGAGGAGTTTCTTTTACCTGATATTGGCGAAGGAATTGTTGAGTGTGAACTGGTCGAGTGGCTGGTGAAAGAGGGCGATCTTGTTGTTGAAGATCAACCCATTGCCGATGTAATGACAGATAAAGCTTTAGTTCAGATCCCTGCCATCAAAACAGGAAAGATTGCTAAGTTACACTACCGAAAAGGCCAACTGGCTAAAGTCCACGAGCCTCTATTTTCGGTAGAAGTGGCAGTAGAAGCTGGTGTTGAAGCAGCTGTTATCTCTGAGGCTGAAGTGGTTAACGAGCCAGTTGTTTCTCAAGAGCTAGTCGCTCAAGGAAAAGCACTTGCCAGTCCAGCTGTTAGGCGTCTAGCTCGCAGTTTAGGTATCGATATTGCCAGTGTTTCCGGTACAGGTAAAAATGGTCGTGTGTATAAAGAAGATGTTAGTCGTCATCAGTCTGGTGCGGCAGTGACAACTTCTCAAGCTCAGAGTGAAATGATATCAGCGCCTCAAGCACTTCAACATACCGCTAGTTTGCAGGATCGTGTTGAGCCTATTCGTGGTGTTCAGGCCGTTATGGCTAAGATGATGACCGAGTCAGTGACCACAATCCCACACTTTACCTATTGTGAAGAGATAGATCTCACTGAACTAGTTAAGCTTAGAGAGAGTATGAAGAAAAAATACTCAACAGATGAGCTTAAACTCACTATGATGCCATTTTTCATGAAGTCGATGTCACTGGCATTAAAGCAGTTCCCAGTGATCAACAGTCGCGTAAATGAAGATTGCACTGAGCTGACTTATCTTGCGCAGCATAATATCGGCATGGCAGTAGACTCAAAAGTGGGGCTATTGGTGCCTAATGTTAAAGGGGTACAGGATAAATCTATTTTAGAGATCGCAGCTGAGATTACGCGTCTGACAACCGCAGCCCGAAGTGGCCGTGTTAGCCCTGACGATCTAAAAGGTGGCAGTGTTTCTATCTCAAATATCGGTGCATTAGGCGGAACGGTAGCGACACCTATCATCAATAAGCCTGAGGTTGCCATCGTCGCGCTAGGTAAGCTGCAAGAGCTACCAAGGTTTAATGAAAAGGGTGAAGTGGAAGCTAGGAAGATCATGCAGGTTAGCTGGTCTGGCGATCATCGAGTGATTGATGGCGGAACCATTGCCCGTTTTTGCAATCTCTGGAAGTGCTATCTAGAGGAGCCCCAGGAGATGTTATTGGCTATGCAGTAA
- a CDS encoding thiamine pyrophosphate-dependent dehydrogenase E1 component subunit alpha, which yields MSNATSQNETVHRVSFLDRDSVNIPILKILQADGTVYENAVLPAIDEALAHKIYDTCVFTRVLDERMLGAQRQGRISFYMTCTGEEASIIGSAASLDNDDVILAQYREHAALRYRGFTTEQFMNQLFSNEKDLGKGRQMPIHYGSSELNYQTISSPLATQIPQATGVGYSLKMQGKRNIAICYFGEGAASEGDFHAGLNMAAVLKSPTIFFCRNNGYAISTPTSEQFMGNGIASRGPGYGMHTIRVDGNDMLAVLAATQQARAYAVENNAPVLIEAMTYRLGAHSSSDDPSGYRSKDEEAKWQQHDPVKRFKLWMINKGWLTEKQDSELFEKYRSEVLAEVKVAEKLPMSSVDTLIEDVYDTPTPRLKQQLETLKTHIKKYPKSYPNSEGSV from the coding sequence ATGAGCAACGCAACAAGCCAGAATGAAACTGTCCATCGTGTCAGTTTTCTCGATAGGGATTCAGTAAACATTCCTATTTTAAAAATCTTGCAAGCCGATGGTACCGTGTATGAAAACGCGGTATTACCAGCTATTGATGAAGCCCTAGCACATAAGATTTACGATACTTGTGTATTTACTCGGGTATTAGATGAGCGCATGTTGGGCGCACAGCGTCAGGGCCGGATCAGCTTCTATATGACCTGTACAGGTGAAGAAGCCTCTATTATCGGCAGTGCAGCATCACTTGATAATGATGATGTTATCTTAGCGCAATATCGTGAACATGCGGCGCTGAGATACCGTGGGTTTACCACTGAGCAGTTTATGAATCAGCTGTTCAGTAATGAGAAGGATTTGGGTAAAGGCAGACAGATGCCGATCCATTACGGCTCTTCTGAGCTGAACTACCAAACTATCTCATCACCACTTGCGACCCAGATCCCCCAAGCAACTGGCGTAGGTTATAGCCTAAAGATGCAGGGAAAGCGTAATATTGCGATCTGCTACTTTGGAGAGGGTGCCGCATCTGAAGGTGATTTTCATGCTGGTCTAAATATGGCCGCAGTGCTTAAATCTCCGACTATTTTCTTTTGCCGTAATAATGGTTATGCGATCTCAACACCAACCAGTGAGCAGTTTATGGGTAACGGTATTGCAAGTCGTGGCCCTGGTTATGGTATGCACACGATACGTGTTGACGGTAATGACATGCTTGCCGTACTTGCTGCAACTCAACAGGCGAGAGCCTATGCTGTTGAAAACAATGCGCCAGTACTTATAGAAGCCATGACTTATCGACTCGGTGCACACTCATCTTCGGACGACCCTTCAGGGTATCGCTCAAAAGATGAGGAAGCTAAATGGCAACAACACGATCCAGTTAAACGTTTTAAGCTATGGATGATCAACAAAGGTTGGTTAACCGAGAAACAAGACTCTGAGTTGTTTGAAAAATACCGTAGCGAAGTGCTAGCTGAGGTGAAGGTGGCAGAGAAGCTTCCTATGTCTAGTGTTGATACCTTGATTGAAGATGTTTACGACACGCCAACGCCGCGATTAAAGCAGCAGCTAGAGACGCTGAAAACACATATTAAAAAGTACCCGAAATCATATCCAAATAGCGAAGGGAGTGTATAA
- the astE gene encoding succinylglutamate desuccinylase: MLQALKESKDFLQLTLAQPQHFDETFTFMLGSHTQVEVWDTGVIVFEPKVARGKDIVLSCAVHGNETAPIELCNGLIKSLLEERLIAEQRVLFLFGNPPAIINGTRFIDENLNRLFNGAHSVGEGLVNPERIRAKKLEFYVDKFFSSSKDNSHKIHYDLHTAIRGSKHEKFAIYPYRPGRKYSGEQIMFLEACGIDTVLFHHEPTTTFSYFSSLNYQADAFTIELGKVLPMGQNDMTRFIALNEMLSRLIGNKSLELPDFNAKTVNLYQVCRAINKGFDDFEFTFANDVENFTSFPKGYILAKEGGENIKVEHEVEAIVFPNAKVPVGQRTVLCLKPASTENIDG, encoded by the coding sequence GTGTTACAAGCACTAAAAGAGTCTAAAGACTTTTTACAACTTACACTCGCCCAACCACAACATTTCGATGAAACATTCACATTTATGCTTGGCTCTCATACTCAAGTGGAAGTATGGGATACTGGAGTTATTGTGTTTGAACCTAAGGTCGCTCGGGGGAAAGACATTGTACTCTCATGTGCTGTACACGGTAATGAAACCGCGCCTATAGAGTTATGTAACGGACTGATAAAGTCACTGCTTGAAGAGAGGTTAATTGCGGAGCAAAGGGTACTTTTTCTTTTTGGTAATCCGCCAGCCATCATCAATGGCACCCGCTTTATTGATGAAAACCTTAATCGCCTGTTTAACGGAGCTCACTCTGTGGGTGAAGGGTTAGTTAACCCTGAACGTATTAGAGCAAAGAAACTTGAGTTTTACGTTGATAAGTTTTTTAGTTCATCAAAAGATAACAGCCATAAAATTCATTACGATCTTCACACCGCTATCCGTGGTTCTAAACACGAAAAATTCGCTATCTACCCATACAGACCAGGTCGTAAGTACAGTGGTGAGCAGATCATGTTTCTTGAAGCATGCGGTATCGATACTGTGTTATTTCATCATGAGCCCACCACAACATTTAGCTACTTTTCATCCCTTAATTATCAAGCCGATGCATTTACCATTGAGTTAGGCAAAGTGCTTCCAATGGGTCAAAATGATATGACGCGCTTTATCGCGCTCAACGAGATGCTTAGCCGCTTAATCGGCAATAAGTCCTTAGAACTGCCAGATTTTAATGCTAAAACGGTGAATCTGTATCAAGTGTGTCGAGCAATTAATAAAGGCTTTGATGATTTTGAGTTTACTTTCGCCAATGATGTAGAAAATTTTACCTCATTCCCTAAGGGCTATATTTTAGCCAAAGAGGGCGGGGAGAACATCAAGGTTGAACATGAGGTTGAAGCCATCGTCTTCCCTAATGCCAAGGTACCAGTGGGCCAACGAACGGTTTTATGTTTAAAGCCTGCCTCTACTGAGAATATAGACGGTTAA
- a CDS encoding alpha-ketoacid dehydrogenase subunit beta, with protein sequence MAEINMLQAINDALSMAMETDDKTILFGEDVGHFGGVFRATSGLQDKYGRDRCFNTPLTEQGIAGFANGLASNGMTAIAEIQFADYIFPAIDQIVNETAKFRYRSGNEFNVGGVTFRTPYGGGIAGGHYHSQSPEAYFTQTAGLKVVVPRNAYQAKGLLLASIRDKNPVIFFEPKRLYRANIGEVPDGDYEIELGKAEVVREGKDITLLAWGAQMEIIEKAADMAAKEGISCEILDLRTLAPWDVETVATSVKKTGRLLINHEAPLTGGFAGEIAATIQEECFLYLESPISRVCGLDTPYPLIHEKEYMPDALKTFEAIKASVTF encoded by the coding sequence GTGGCCGAAATTAACATGTTACAAGCCATCAATGATGCACTCTCTATGGCGATGGAAACCGATGACAAGACGATACTCTTCGGTGAAGATGTAGGCCATTTCGGTGGCGTATTCAGAGCGACTTCTGGTTTACAAGATAAATATGGTCGTGATCGTTGTTTCAATACCCCATTAACTGAACAGGGTATCGCTGGATTTGCTAATGGTTTGGCCTCAAACGGCATGACCGCAATTGCTGAGATCCAGTTTGCTGATTATATCTTTCCAGCGATAGACCAAATTGTGAATGAAACCGCCAAATTTAGATACCGTAGTGGTAATGAGTTTAATGTCGGCGGTGTCACTTTCAGAACGCCCTATGGCGGCGGCATTGCAGGTGGGCATTACCACTCGCAATCTCCAGAAGCGTATTTTACTCAAACAGCCGGCCTTAAGGTTGTGGTTCCGCGTAATGCTTATCAAGCTAAAGGGCTGTTGCTGGCATCGATCCGTGATAAAAACCCAGTTATCTTCTTTGAGCCTAAGCGTCTGTATCGTGCCAATATTGGTGAAGTCCCTGATGGGGATTATGAGATTGAGTTAGGTAAGGCTGAAGTTGTCCGTGAAGGTAAGGATATCACCTTACTTGCTTGGGGCGCTCAGATGGAGATCATAGAAAAAGCTGCCGATATGGCTGCAAAAGAGGGGATCTCCTGTGAAATCCTTGATCTTCGTACTTTAGCACCTTGGGATGTTGAAACAGTGGCTACATCAGTCAAAAAGACAGGGCGTCTGCTGATAAACCATGAAGCACCATTAACGGGTGGCTTCGCCGGTGAAATTGCCGCAACGATTCAAGAGGAGTGTTTCCTATATCTTGAATCTCCAATCAGCCGGGTCTGTGGGTTAGATACTCCTTATCCTTTAATTCATGAAAAAGAGTATATGCCTGATGCGCTCAAGACATTTGAAGCCATTAAAGCATCGGTAACATTTTAG